GTTCCGGGGCTGTGTTGGGGCCGGATGGAGACTCCGGCAGGGTCTGAGGTCGGCGAGCCATCCTATGGTCCTCCAGGCGCCATGACGTGTGTTTTTTCCTCCCCGATCATACCCGATGGATACCGACCGGGCGAACCGAGATGACGCGCGCTGATACGTGGCGTTGCCACGCCGCATCGTATTCGGGCATCCTGCCGGCTGGAGTCGCCATTCAGGAGGTCAAGACGCCTGTAGACCAACGCCCATCCCGGTGCCCTCATTGAATTTTCAGGTATTTTTTGAGCAACCGCTCGACGATCTCGGTTTCCGTGACGCGCCGCCCTTCACGAGACGATTCGCGACTCGCTTCCGCTTTGAGCGCCGTGGCGATATGCCAGCGCAGCCGGAACATCTTCTGAACTACCGGCACCGGTGCGGAGACTTCGATCATCATTGACTCTGGAGCGCTACTGAGAGGCGGTGCGGGCGTGTCCTCGATCGCGGTAGTGTCGGCTCGAGAATTAGCACCTTCAAGAAACGCATCAACGCTCGGTTTTGGTTTCATTGCCACGAACCGTTAACCTCTTCAAATAATGATTGCATCTCAGCACTAGCAGCCTTGTCCCTGCCGTACTCGCCGACCGTCGAGCCGTCGCCGACCGAGCGCCGGTAAGCCACGCGCTCAATGATCATGGTCTTGAGCGCCGCCAGTTTTTGTTCGTTCAGAAAGCTGACCATATCGGTTGTGTCGCGCGTGCGCGGGTCAATGCGGTTGAGCAAAACCCGCACTTCCAGATCGGGGTTGTAGTCACGGGCCATATCGACGAGCGTCAGGATGTCGGTAAGAGCAGCCGCATCCAACTGCGACGCCCCGACAGGGATGATCGCGCGCTGTGCAAGCAGGAGAGCCGAGCGTAGGCCGGCCGTGTCGCGCCCGCCCGCGTCGACCACAGCCTGCTCGAATCCTTTGGCAAGGGGGCGCCCCTCGTTCAGGATGGCCTTTTCGTGCAGGCAGGTTGTTGTGGGCGACGGAGCCTCAGGAGCGTAATCGCGACGCCACGCAGCCCAGGACGCCGCGCTCCCCTGCGGATCGCCATCAATGAGGAGCGTGCGGCTGTTTTGGGCAAACAGCGTTGCCAGATGCACGGCGATCGTGGTCTTGCCCACGCCGCCTTTCGAGTTCACGACGGCATAAATGGTCATCAGTTTCTCCGCAAAAAGATTTTTGCAATCCTTATTCTAGCATCAAGATAGCTATCAAACCGATAGATAAATCGGCGTCCGCTGCTTCCGGCCTTCAGGCCGGGGAGGATGTCAATTGGTCTTTTTCTCAAAAACCTGGATCGCCGGGTTTTCGAGCACCACGACATCCGGCCCGTCGGCCCCGACGCGCGTTCCAAGCTTGCCGGTCAGTGAGGCGACCCACTGGGGCCAGTCCGCCTTGGCCTTCTCCAATTTCTTCCAGGCTTTCGGAGGCAGCGTGGCCACGACCAGGGCGCTCTCGGTCTGGATGCCGATTTTCATGCCGCTTTTGACAGGCATCGGCTTGGGGATTTCGGAAAATTTAACGGTCAGTTCGAGTCGGCCAGGCACGATGTTGTCCTCGGTCAGTGGGGCGTCGATGGGAAGCTCGGGAACCGGCGCCGTCGTTTTTGCAGGCGGGTTCCACCTTTTTTCGAGTCGGGCTTTCGCGTGCTCAGAGGCCTCCGCCGTGACACTTCCGGCGGGTTGGCCCTGGAGATCGACCCGAGGGGTATCTGGTCGCAGACTTTTTAGGTAGCGCACGCGCGAGCAGTAGACCGACAAGGTATGGCGGACCTGTTGGGGGTCGTGCCCCACCTCGACCAGGTCGTCGAAAAGCCCAATTTTGAGCGGCTGGGGCTTCTTCCAGTCGAAACAGGCTGGATATAGGTCGGCGAGATCGAGCAGGGGTGGTCGCGATTTTTTGCGTTCCGACGCTTTCGTTTCGGGCATATGCTTGCAAGCACAATGATAGATGCGAAATAGCTATCTTAAAGATAGAACATAGATTTGTTAAGCGCCAAATACGCGAGACTGCCGCTCCGACAGACAGCGACGCTCGTTTAGGCGCGGCGGCTAGACTCGTCCCCCACGCCCCGTCGGTCTTTGACAGCCGATCGCGCATCGAAGGGGGCTTGCCGACGGTCACGGCCAGGCGCCCGTTGGGCCTGGAGACCCCGTTGGATTCGCCCCCAGAACCCCTCGGCTTTAGCCGTGGGGAGGTTCAGTGATGGGGTTTTTTCTTAAAGCTAGATATAAGATAGCTATATATCGCCATTCTATATAGACGCCACCCCCAAACCACCCCGCTCTTTCCTGACCCACAAATCCTCTTGAACCCAGCCTGTCGCTGGGACTTGAAGAGGAAATACCCATGAGCAACAACACGCACGTTTCCGTCGACGCCGAGCGCCGCCTCTATATCATCAAGCACCCGGCCGGCGTCAGCTGCCTGGGCTTTGACAATCTGGAGCAGAACCTGTCGGTGCTTCAAGAGCGCCTGGATCTGTCGGTAGAGGTAGAGAGCGCCCCGGTGGGGACGCCTGAGCGTTACGCTCAATACGAGCAGATGCTTGATGAGGCCAGTCGCTATCCAAAAAAGATGGCAGGGACATGGTTCAAGCCGAAGACCCCTCCGCGGGTCCGGCGGATCCTGGAGAAAGCGTGGCGTGAAGACGTCAAGCTTCGCCTTTTTTTCGGCGACGTCGACTCAGGGCGGGACTGGCTGGAGGAGAACGACACTTCCGGCCGGATCGGTCGCTCGACGGGGCTGATGAAAGTTCCCCTTCTCTTGAGTGACAGCGGACGCTTCGGCGCTCCGATTCTCGATGACTGCATCGTCAAGATACAAAACCAAGCGGGGAAGGTACTGTGGCAGCACCGCAAGTACCATCTTCCCGAGATGGAGATCCAGAAGGGCTCGGGGGGATCCTGGGAACTGCTGGTCGAAGGTCGCGTTCACGCCCGCTTTAAATCTTCCTGATTAGTTACGAAGCTCAGCACTGCGGTGCGAGAACTCTCAGGCCAAGTTTTTGTTTTCTCTTGCCCGGTCAATCTCTGACCACCTAAGCGCGGCCTCCAAGTCAGCGCAGACGACCAGCGTACCTGGCACAAACTCAGATGGCTGAAAATAATTTCATAAAAACAATGCCTGATTAGTTACGAACCTCAGCAGACTCGTCTCTTCTAGTCTACACTCTCAGTAGATGCCACTCACCGGAGACAGCTGATGCCTCAGAACACGATTCAGTTTCAGAAAGGCTTGAGTTTGCCGGAGTTTCTCCAGAACTACGGAACCGAGGACCAGTGCAAACAGGCCCTTGAACAGTGGCGTTGGCCGCAAGGCTTCGTCTGCCCGAGCTGCGGACACGCGGGTGAGCCGGTGCGCTTGCGCACGCGGGCGCTGTTGCAGTGTCGCCACTGTCATCATCAAACCTCACTGATCGCCGGAACGATCTTTGAGGCGACCAAGTTGCCGCTGACGACCTGGTTTTCGGCGATGTTTCTGCTGACACAGCAGAAAAACGGGATCTCGGCCCTGGAGCTCAAACGGCATCTGGGCGTGTCCTATTTGACGGCGTGGCGGGTTAAGCACAAATTGTTGCAAGTCATGAAAGAGCGCGACGATCAAACGCCGCTCAGCGGCGTCATCGAGGTCGACGACGCCTACTGGGGCGGCGAGCACCACGGGGGCAAGCGCGGGCGCGGCTCACCGAACAAGGTTCCATTCATCGCCGCGCTCTCGTGCGACGAGGACAACCACCCCATCGGCCTGCGCTTGGGTAAAGTCGCCGGCTTCCGCAAAACCGAGGTCGAACGCTTCGCCAAGCGCCACTTTGACCCCAGCGCCCTCATCCGCACGGATGGATTGTCCTGCTTCAGCGCCATCGCCGCGGCCGGATTCGAGCACCAGCCGATCGTCACCGGCGGCGGCCACCCCAGCATGGAGATTCCTGAGTTCCAGTGGCTCAATACCGTGCTGGGCAACGTCAAAAACAGCCTGCAAGGCTCCTACCATCATCTCAGCGGCAAGCATCTGCCGCGCCACCTCGCCGAGTTCTGCTATCGCTTCAATCGCCGCTTCGACCTCGCCGCCATGCTGCCGCGCTTGGGCAAAGCCGCGGTGCGTACACCCCCAATGCCGCATCGCCTCCTCAAACTAGCTGAGCTATGTTAATAATCAGGTAAATCTTTGGGTGAAGCAGCCGCCTATACCGCGTTTTTGAGCGGTGAACGCTACCCGGACTGACCTGACTGAGCCATCGGCTCTACCCCACGCCCCATCGGTCCTTGACTGATGGGGTTTTTGCATGCTTTATCCAGTGCGCCGTAAAACCCCGTCCTTCAGGGCGGGGAGGATGTCAAGGAGCAAAAAACAGTTCTTGATTTTTTCTTCATTTTTCATCAGGATTTTCCACTGTAGATAGGTTATCTACAAGCGTGAAGGTTTCACGCCCCATGGTCGGGGTCAACGTCGAATCGCAAGGTTGTTCTCTGTTCAGGATGAACGCCGAGGCAATTTTTATGGCGCAAGCTGGGTTTCGACGGCTGACACGGCCCATGTTGCCGGTGTTGACCGGCCATTCGGTTGGGACTGCTCAACCCGGACTCCAGTTGCTCGCCCACCAGGGCGCTATCAACGGAGAGCGAATCACTTAAAAACCACCATAAGCAACTTTGTTTAGGTTTTTAGGAACAGGTTTAGAAATGGCAACAACACACGTGAATCAGCGCGTTCAAAAGCACCGCGATGCACTGCGCAGGGCGGGGCTTCGTCCGGTTCAAATCTGGGTGCCTGACACGCGCCGCCCGGACTTCGCGGCGGAGTGCCGCCGTCAATGCCTGCTTGTGGCTCAGGCCGACAGTGCCGACACCGCCATGCAGCAGTTCATGGATGAAGCCTTGGCAGACGTGGACGGCTGGACGGAATGATGCGCGGCGACCTTGTGACCATCGCCATGCAAGTCTTGATGCGATTGCCCTGGGGCGCCCATGAGCCCGCAGCGCGTCTTCCAGGCAGTCCACGCAAAACCCCGCATCCAGGCACACCGCTGGATCCTTCCTATCCGCGCGAGAACGAATTGCTCCAGGCACGTATCGCCGCCGAGCATCTGCTGATCTCGCAGTTTGCGCCGGGCACCAAGACCCAGCGTTTTCACTTTCCCCAGCGCAACCGCACGATGGCCCTGATTTCGGATGCCACGATGATCGTCGAGGCCGGTGAGACCAGCGGCTCGCTGTCCCAGGGCTGGGAGGCGCTTCGTTTGGGGCGGCTGCTCTACATCACGCGCGCTCTGGCCGATGATCCGGCGCTCCGCCGGCCGTCGAAGATGCTCGATCATGGCGCTCAGATTCTGAGCGATGCGACGCTGCCCGATTTCCTGGAAGCCTTGCCGTCTCGGCTGACGCCGGTACTCGATGCCGCCGTTCCCTTCTGAACTCCCCTTCTGTTCGTTGCTCGCTACTTCGATCGCTTCATTTGTCACTGTGCTTTCTGTTTGATCCGCTACCGCCACCAAGGTCTGCTGCGTCGCGAGCCTTGAGGGAAGCGTGGGACAGGTGGTCCGTCGTGCTGGTCGGTGTCGGTGATCCGGCTTGTCTGCTTTTGCTCGTCTTATCGCCTCCGCCGATAGCGTGTGGAGATACAGGATGGGCGGGGGGGCGGGGCGGTTCATCCTCAGTCTGCTGGATATGTCTACAAAAATACCGTTCTCTCGGCCACGGCGTCAGCCGTGGGTTTCCTTTTCATAGATTTAAGGTTTTCTAAAGTTTGAGGCGCTGAAAGACTTTTTTGATCAAAAGCTTACGAGCGCAAATGACTACAGAAATACCGTTTCATGTCTACGAAAGTACCGTGATATGACTACAAAAGTACCGTGACACGTCTACAAAAATACCGTATATGTCTACAAAAAAAATGCGTGTAGACATGAAGCGATCCACCAAACCCAACCGAGTGGTACAGTCCAATGCGCTGACGACGGCCTCGTACAAACTCACGTTGGTCGAGAAGCAGATCCTGCTGTTAGCCGTCGCCAAAGTCCGAGACTGCGGTGAATCCCTCGATCCCTCCACTCCTGTTGTCGTGTCGGCGCTGGATTTGGTTGAGATCTTCGGCGCCGATCCGTCCAACGCCTACAAATATCTCAAGAGTGCCACGGAGCTTTTGTACGAGCGCTCGGTGACGATCGATCGTCCCGACCCGGACAACCCAAAACTTCGGTTCACACGCACGCGCTGGGTCGCCGCCCTGGATCATTTCCCGACCGAGGGACGTATCAGCCTGTTTTTCTCACCCAAGGTGCTGCCTTATCTGACGAACTTGGCCCGCGAGTTCACTGCCTTCCAACTCCAACACACGGCGGATATGACATCGGTCTATGCCATCCGGATCTACGAGCTTCTGTGTCAGTGGCGTAGCCGTGGAGAGCTGGAGGTGACGTTGGATTGGTTGCGAGAGAGATTCAACCTTCCGGAAAGCTATGATGATGTTCGCCGACTCAAAAGCCGCGTCATCGTCCCCGCCATTGAGCAGATCAATGCTCACAGCGACCTCTGGGTGAAATGGGAACAGCGTAAACGCGGGCGCGTGGTCGAGGCACTGATTTTCACCTTCGGCCCCAAGGCCGAGCAGAAGCCCGACACTGAAAGCCGGCCTGCCTCCCCGGCCAATTCAAAACCCGCCAAGCCCAAGCTCACGCGCGCCTACATCGAGCGGCACGCCCAGCCCGGAGAAAGCTGGGAAGAAGCCTGGGAGCGCTGTCGTCGCAAGCTGGAGCAGGAGAGTGTCGGCCCGTGAGCGATGACCGGGGCACCTATCTGGTACGGCTGATCCCCGAGCACTCGGGGCCGGTGCGCATCGGTCGGCTCGGCCTCCTGACGCTGGCCGGCGGGGAACTGCTCTATGTCGGCAGTGCGCTGGGTCCG
This DNA window, taken from Allochromatium tepidum, encodes the following:
- a CDS encoding ParA family protein; translated protein: MTIYAVVNSKGGVGKTTIAVHLATLFAQNSRTLLIDGDPQGSAASWAAWRRDYAPEAPSPTTTCLHEKAILNEGRPLAKGFEQAVVDAGGRDTAGLRSALLLAQRAIIPVGASQLDAAALTDILTLVDMARDYNPDLEVRVLLNRIDPRTRDTTDMVSFLNEQKLAALKTMIIERVAYRRSVGDGSTVGEYGRDKAASAEMQSLFEEVNGSWQ
- a CDS encoding ProQ/FINO family protein, with the translated sequence MPETKASERKKSRPPLLDLADLYPACFDWKKPQPLKIGLFDDLVEVGHDPQQVRHTLSVYCSRVRYLKSLRPDTPRVDLQGQPAGSVTAEASEHAKARLEKRWNPPAKTTAPVPELPIDAPLTEDNIVPGRLELTVKFSEIPKPMPVKSGMKIGIQTESALVVATLPPKAWKKLEKAKADWPQWVASLTGKLGTRVGADGPDVVVLENPAIQVFEKKTN
- a CDS encoding IS1595 family transposase, yielding MPQNTIQFQKGLSLPEFLQNYGTEDQCKQALEQWRWPQGFVCPSCGHAGEPVRLRTRALLQCRHCHHQTSLIAGTIFEATKLPLTTWFSAMFLLTQQKNGISALELKRHLGVSYLTAWRVKHKLLQVMKERDDQTPLSGVIEVDDAYWGGEHHGGKRGRGSPNKVPFIAALSCDEDNHPIGLRLGKVAGFRKTEVERFAKRHFDPSALIRTDGLSCFSAIAAAGFEHQPIVTGGGHPSMEIPEFQWLNTVLGNVKNSLQGSYHHLSGKHLPRHLAEFCYRFNRRFDLAAMLPRLGKAAVRTPPMPHRLLKLAELC
- a CDS encoding antitoxin MazE family protein — encoded protein: MATTHVNQRVQKHRDALRRAGLRPVQIWVPDTRRPDFAAECRRQCLLVAQADSADTAMQQFMDEALADVDGWTE
- a CDS encoding DNA-processing protein DprA, with amino-acid sequence MRGDLVTIAMQVLMRLPWGAHEPAARLPGSPRKTPHPGTPLDPSYPRENELLQARIAAEHLLISQFAPGTKTQRFHFPQRNRTMALISDATMIVEAGETSGSLSQGWEALRLGRLLYITRALADDPALRRPSKMLDHGAQILSDATLPDFLEALPSRLTPVLDAAVPF
- a CDS encoding replication initiation protein, with product MKRSTKPNRVVQSNALTTASYKLTLVEKQILLLAVAKVRDCGESLDPSTPVVVSALDLVEIFGADPSNAYKYLKSATELLYERSVTIDRPDPDNPKLRFTRTRWVAALDHFPTEGRISLFFSPKVLPYLTNLAREFTAFQLQHTADMTSVYAIRIYELLCQWRSRGELEVTLDWLRERFNLPESYDDVRRLKSRVIVPAIEQINAHSDLWVKWEQRKRGRVVEALIFTFGPKAEQKPDTESRPASPANSKPAKPKLTRAYIERHAQPGESWEEAWERCRRKLEQESVGP